One Owenweeksia hongkongensis DSM 17368 genomic region harbors:
- the aspS gene encoding aspartate--tRNA ligase, with protein sequence MYRTHTCGELNISKLNETVSLAGWVQRVRNLGGMTFIDLRDRYGITQLAFNEEWDHALIEDARKLGREFVISITGKVIERSSKNANMSTGEIEIQVEKLEVLNVAKTPPFTIEDETDGGEELRMKYRYLDLRRNPVRENLLLRNRVNLEVRNYLSKLGFVDVETPFLIKSTPEGARDFVVPSRMNEGQFYALPQSPQTFKQLLMVGGIDKYFQIVKCFRDEDLRADRQPEFTQIDCEMSFVEREDILSTFEGLTKHLIKEITGNEVGEIPRMSYDEAMKKYGSDKPDIRFAMEFVELNETVKGQDFKVFDDAELVVGINGEGLAKYSRKQIDALINYVKRPQVGATGLVYCKYNEDGTLKSSVDKFYGPEQLEKWATAFGAKPGDLMLILAGPADKTRKALNDLRLHIAEEEGLRDPKVFAPLWVLDFPLLEWDEDTQRWYAMHHPFTAPYPKDLPLLETDPAAVRANAYDLVLNGNEIGGGSIRIHNKELQNKMFKFLGFSDEEAKAQFGFLMDAFEYGAPPHGGIAFGFDRLTAILGGKETIRDFIAFPKNNAGRDLMIDAPAALDQSQLAELSLDIRIAEKN encoded by the coding sequence CTTTTAATGAGGAGTGGGACCACGCCCTGATTGAAGATGCACGCAAGCTAGGCCGTGAATTTGTAATATCTATCACCGGAAAAGTAATTGAGCGTAGTTCTAAAAACGCGAACATGTCTACCGGTGAGATTGAAATTCAGGTAGAAAAACTTGAAGTACTAAATGTAGCCAAAACGCCTCCCTTTACCATAGAGGATGAAACCGATGGTGGTGAAGAACTACGCATGAAGTACCGCTACCTGGACCTAAGAAGAAATCCGGTACGCGAAAATTTATTACTTAGAAACCGTGTAAACCTTGAAGTGAGAAACTACCTGAGCAAACTGGGTTTTGTAGATGTAGAAACTCCTTTCTTAATAAAATCAACACCTGAAGGCGCCCGCGATTTTGTGGTGCCTTCTCGTATGAATGAAGGTCAATTTTACGCCCTTCCACAATCGCCACAAACTTTTAAGCAATTGCTTATGGTTGGTGGAATTGATAAGTATTTTCAGATTGTAAAATGCTTCCGCGATGAAGATTTGCGTGCTGACCGCCAGCCTGAATTTACACAGATTGACTGCGAAATGTCTTTTGTGGAGCGTGAAGACATTCTTTCCACTTTTGAAGGATTGACCAAACACCTCATCAAAGAAATAACCGGAAATGAAGTAGGTGAAATTCCTCGCATGAGCTATGACGAAGCCATGAAAAAGTATGGTAGCGACAAGCCGGATATTCGTTTTGCGATGGAGTTTGTAGAACTAAACGAAACCGTAAAAGGTCAGGACTTTAAAGTATTTGACGATGCCGAATTAGTAGTTGGGATAAACGGAGAAGGCCTTGCAAAATATAGCCGCAAACAGATTGATGCACTTATCAACTATGTAAAACGTCCACAAGTTGGGGCAACAGGATTGGTATATTGCAAATACAATGAAGATGGAACTTTGAAATCTTCAGTAGACAAATTTTACGGCCCTGAGCAATTGGAAAAATGGGCTACAGCTTTTGGCGCTAAGCCTGGCGACTTGATGCTTATATTGGCAGGGCCAGCAGACAAAACCCGCAAAGCTCTTAACGACCTCCGTCTTCACATTGCTGAAGAAGAAGGTCTTCGCGACCCGAAAGTATTTGCACCACTTTGGGTACTCGATTTTCCACTTTTGGAATGGGATGAAGACACTCAACGCTGGTACGCCATGCACCACCCGTTTACCGCTCCTTACCCCAAAGACTTACCTCTTTTAGAAACTGACCCTGCGGCAGTTCGCGCCAATGCTTATGATTTGGTTCTTAACGGAAATGAAATAGGTGGTGGTTCTATTCGTATTCACAACAAAGAGCTTCAAAATAAGATGTTCAAATTTTTAGGCTTTAGCGATGAAGAAGCTAAGGCACAGTTTGGATTCTTGATGGATGCCTTTGAGTATGGTGCTCCTCCACATGGCGGTATCGCTTTTGGTTTTGACCGATTGACTGCAATTTTGGGAGGCAAAGAAACTATCAGAGATTTCATAGCTTTCCCTAAAAATAATGCGGGTAGAGATTTGATGATTGATGCTCCGGCAGCACTTGATCAATCTCAGTTGGCTGAATTGAGCCTCGACATTCGCATCGCAGAGAAAAACTAA